The DNA window TGCTGTTCATCTACCTGATGACCTCGCTGGGCAGCGGCGAGGCGGGCTACTTCTGGCCGATGTGGGTGATCGGCCCATGGGGCCTCCTGCTGGCCATCGGCACGGCGGCCGAGCGGTTGAACGCGCCCCGGCCTACCCAGGGCTGATCTCGTCGCCGACCTTGATGGAGCCGGGCTCCGTCAAGGTCAGGTTGACGCCGAACAGCATCTTCTGGTTGACCAGGCGGAACTTCGCGAGGATCTTGAGCGGCTGCTTGCCTCTTCGTTCCCCGGTTTCCTGATCGGTCGTGGTCACGACGCATCGCCCGCAGGGTTTGGCGTTGGTGAGCTCGATGTCGGGGAGGCGGAGGGTCGTCCAGTGGTCCTCCGCCCATTGCTCGGCGCCATCGATCACGAGGTTGGGGCGGAAGCGGTTCATGAGGAGTTTGTCTTCGCCTTCTGCTTCCAGGCGCCTGTTGAGGTCGTCGAGCGACGCCTCGTTCGTGGCGAGCAGCGGATAGCCGTCACTGAACGTCGCCCGCGCCCCATCATCCTCGCGCGGCGGGCGCCTGTTCGGGTCGTCGAGCCAGACCAGCCGGGCCTTGATGCCGAGGAAGTCGGAGAACCACTCGTGCCCGTCAGTGGAGGCTTCGACGGCCTGGAAGTCGGCCTTCCAGACCCGCACGTCGGTGAGCTTCGTGCCCGGCTCGGGGGCCTTGACCGCGATTCGCTCCATGCCGGGCGCGTCGAGCTCGAGCCCATCGTCGGTCAGGTTTGCGACGACAGTAGCGAGCGCCGGCACCTCGCGCTGAGTCTGAAACCGCCCGCCCTCGTCCACCACCATCCAGCACCGATCCCCCACCGCACCCCACCGCTCAACCCGCATGGCGTTGACCGGCACAGCGCGGCAGCCCTTGACCGGATGAACGAACAGACTGGCGACCCGCATAGCCCCCAGTCTGCCGAGCCTCGCCGACAACCGCTTCGTCGAACGAGCGGAAACCAGCCGCCCGGACTTCGGCCCGTGCGGGGAGACGACGAGGTCGCTCCGGCCTTCTCGAGTCGGACAGCCCGGCTCGCGGGAATCGACACCACTTCGCGACCGTGATGCAAGCAGAAGCCCTATTTCGTCAGTTCCCGACGAAACTCGGGTTATGATTGCGCCTGAGTCGTCAGAGAGGGGCTGCGGTGCTGATCCGGTTCGAGGTCGCCAACTTCCGCTCGATCCTCGATCCCGTCGAGCTGTCGATGGTCGCGATCGATCAAGATCGCACGGAGACCCACCACATCGAGAACCTCGGCGAGAGCCTCCTCGCGGTTGCGGGCGTCTACGGAGCCAACGCGTCCGGAAAGTCCAACGTCGTCGCCGCGTTGGCCTGGCTGCGGATGGCCGTTCTGAGGTCGCTCGTCCGGTGGGAAGACCGGATCCCGGTGGAGCCGTTCGCCTTCGGCACCAGCGCGGAGAGCTCAGCCGCGTTCACGATCGAGGCAGTCGTCGAAGGCGTCCGCTTCGAGTACGTCGTCGAGCTCGGCCAGGACGCGGTGAGCTATGAGGCGCTCTTCCACTACCCGGAGAAGAAGCGTCGGCGGATCTTCGAACGCGAAGGACGAGAGCTGCGGCTTCAGCGAGGACTCGGTCATCTCACGGGGACGCGCGACCTTCTCACCGACCGTTCGCTGGTGCTCTCCATCGCCCGCCGGTTCAACGAGAGGCTCGTCTCCGACTTCGTCGAGCAGATCCGCAACATCCAGGTCCTTGGCCTTCAGCAGATCGACCAGCTCTGGCGTTCGCAGCTGCGAGGAACGGCTCGATCCACGCAGACCTGGTTCGAAGATCCCGTCGGGCGCGACCAGCTTCCCATCGCCGAGCTCGAGTATCTGGACGACGACGCGTTCATCGACCGAGGC is part of the Tenggerimyces flavus genome and encodes:
- a CDS encoding MOSC domain-containing protein encodes the protein MRVASLFVHPVKGCRAVPVNAMRVERWGAVGDRCWMVVDEGGRFQTQREVPALATVVANLTDDGLELDAPGMERIAVKAPEPGTKLTDVRVWKADFQAVEASTDGHEWFSDFLGIKARLVWLDDPNRRPPREDDGARATFSDGYPLLATNEASLDDLNRRLEAEGEDKLLMNRFRPNLVIDGAEQWAEDHWTTLRLPDIELTNAKPCGRCVVTTTDQETGERRGKQPLKILAKFRLVNQKMLFGVNLTLTEPGSIKVGDEISPG
- a CDS encoding AAA family ATPase: MLIRFEVANFRSILDPVELSMVAIDQDRTETHHIENLGESLLAVAGVYGANASGKSNVVAALAWLRMAVLRSLVRWEDRIPVEPFAFGTSAESSAAFTIEAVVEGVRFEYVVELGQDAVSYEALFHYPEKKRRRIFEREGRELRLQRGLGHLTGTRDLLTDRSLVLSIARRFNERLVSDFVEQIRNIQVLGLQQIDQLWRSQLRGTARSTQTWFEDPVGRDQLPIAELEYLDDDAFIDRGQALALLQLADLGVADVIVEDQLMENPASYLAKPQRVRRTRLLHRAGTRRVPLDFESESRGTRAWFELIGPVLSALKSGSLLVIDELDASLHPSLSEQLIRLFHDPTTNSNGAQLIFTSHDTSLLNHLNRDEVWLTEKDENGATRLGALAEFAGERVRRSQNLERAYLHGRFGALPDVDRTDMLRALGLIA